A genomic stretch from Schistosoma haematobium chromosome 2, whole genome shotgun sequence includes:
- a CDS encoding hypothetical protein (SECRETED:SignalP(1-23)) yields MNMMYVFWIHVASLLLLLHTSKQTDVEPKHPKDLKQIIFDLYVENLKAKISSMKDLTEGMFRTIRYCDSEIRTLKDEIRNSVPNGIENIDHYIRCRTNYWTGDAAIYALSLIQKIKRDNKKQYPYVYLNSLELDACFKESVEHHEKMITDHSETICNELIPYKTKDIEEIDQLIVWKHNEVAEVNAKFFKYRLLLQALKVIDDHGK; encoded by the exons ATGAATATGATGTATGTATTTTGGATTCACGTAGCTTCACTGCTCTTGCTTCTTCATACATCCAAACAGACTG ATGTCGAACCAAAGCATCCTAAGGATTTAAAACAGATCATTTTTGATCTGTATGTTGAGAACTTAAAAGCAAAGATTTCTTCAATGAAAG ATCTGACGGAGGGTATGTTTCGAACTATCAGATACTGCGACAGCGAAATAAGAACTCTGAAAG ATGAAATCAGAAATTCAGTTCCAAATGGAATTGAGAATATTGATCATT ATATCAGATGTAGAACCAACTATTGGACCGGGGACGCAGCCATTTATGCTTTGTCTC TTATTCAGAAGATAAAGAGAGATAACAAAAAACAGTATC CGTATGTTTACTTGAATTCACTGGAACTGGATGCATGTTTTAAGGAAAGTGTTGAACATCATGAAA AAATGATAACGGATCACAGTGAAACAATTTGTAATGAGCTGATACCGTACAAAACGAAag ATATAGAAGAAATAGACCAGTTGATTGTTTGGAAACACAATGAAGTTGCAGAAGTGAATGCCAAATTCT TCAAGTATAGACTTCTATTACAAGCACTCAAAGTGATAG ATGACCATGGAAAGTAA